A single genomic interval of Lathyrus oleraceus cultivar Zhongwan6 chromosome 7, CAAS_Psat_ZW6_1.0, whole genome shotgun sequence harbors:
- the LOC127105299 gene encoding uncharacterized protein LOC127105299 produces the protein MSSSSVTQTKTEQQHRMKSRKPRNQIKNHHKPISQMDQQTQTTRCNSTISSLLLSTFSNETAVSQQPTTSKKINFLSAAATFRGLGCTAGASQQVSVPAVIRASADWTHQGKKTRKKKHKGNTAGGSSKNSSNEGSSSTCVDFQDVWCGPGIDAAASVDCVVSKKNVSSRAKIDLEKITHREPSSSFRRRTTVYPDTDPDIFTACSFGTATYPRHIRDLSSDDLSEIMLLQGRILMGGRYNSRDLFRDLRLDVDNMSYEQLLELGERIGHVSTGLKQDEMEPHIRKTKLRFYEDESKHQVDKKCSICQEEFEADDEVGRLKCDHLYHFECIQKWVAHKNFCPVCKEQVAARH, from the exons ATGTCTTCTTCTTCtgtcacacaaacaaaaacagAACAACAACATAGGATGAAATCGAGAAAACCCAGAAACCAAATCAAAAACCACCACAAACCCATTTCACAAATGGATCAACAAACCCAAACCACTCGTTGCAACTCCACAATTTCATCTCTTCTTCTCTCCACATTCTCCAATGAAACCGCTGTTTCTCAGCAACCCACCACCAGCAAAAAGATTAACTTTTTATCTGCGGCAGCTACTTTCAGAGGCTTAGGATGTACTGCCGGTGCTTCTCAGCAGGTGTCGGTGCCGGCGGTGATTCGTGCTTCTGCAGATTGGACTCATCAAGGGAAGAAAACCAGAAAAAAGAAGCATAAGGGGAATACTGCAGGAGGGAGTAGCAAAAATAGTAGTAATGAAGGTTCTTCTTCTACCTGTGTTGATTTTCAAGATGTTTGGTGTGGACCTGGAATTGATGCTGCTGCTTCTGTTGATTGTGTTGTTTCAAAGAAGAATGTCTCTTCAAGGGCTAAGATTGATTTGGAAAAGATAACTCACCGAGAG CCTTCATCTTCATTCCGGAGGCGTACTACTGTCTACCCAGATACTGATCCTGACATTTTCACGGCATGCTCTTTTGGAACTGCAACATACCCTCGCCATATCCGCGATCTCTCTTCTGATGATTTATCTGAG ATAATGTTGCTTCAAGGAAGAATACTAATGGGAGGACGATACAATTCGCGCGACCTTTTTAGAGATTTGAGACTAGATGTTGATAACATGTCATATGAG CAATTGCTTGAGCTTGGTGAGAGAATTGGTCATGTTAGTACTGGACTTAAACAAGATGAGATGGAACCTCATATAAGGAAGACTAAACTTCGATTTTACGAGGATGAATCAAAGCATCAAGTAGACAAAAAATGCAGCATTTGTCAG GAGGAGTTTGAAGCAGATGATGAGGTTGGGAGGCTGAAGTGTGATCATTTGTATCACTTTGAATGTATACAAAAATGGGTTGCACACAAAAATTTCTGTCCTGTGTGTAAGGAGCAGGTTGCAGCTAGACATTGA